Within the Pseudomonadota bacterium genome, the region TCCACGAATGGTGGGGCCACAACGAGCACGCCCGGAACCAGGCCAAGCGACTCGCGGAGGCCGGCTATGTCGGCTTCGCGCTGGACATGTACGGCAAGGGCAAGGTGGCCACGCACGCGAAAGACGCCGAGGCCTTCATGAACGAGGCGACGAAGGACCCGGCGGCGCTCGCGGCGCGGTTCAACGCGGCGCTGGAGCTTCTCAAGCAGGACCCCCGCGTCGACTCGGAAAAGATCGCCGCGATCGGTTACTGCTTCGGGGGCGCCGTGGTCCTCGGCCGGGCGCGCGCTGGCGCCGACCTGGCCGCGGTCGTGAGCTTCCACGGCGCGCTCGCCACGAAGAGTCCCGCGGAGAAGGGGAAGGTCAAGGCCCGGGTGCTCGTGCTCACCGGCGCCGCCGATCCGATGATCCCGCCCGAGCAGGTGGAGGCCTTCAACGCGGAGATGACGGCTGCGGGCGCGAAGTTCCAGGTGGTCAGCTACCAGGGCGCCAGGCACAGCTTCACCAACCCAGCCGCGGACAAGGCCGGCATGGACGCGCTCGCCTACAACGCGGAGGCCGACAAGAAGTCCTGGGCGGCGATGCTGGAGCTGTTCAAGGAGGTCTTGCGCTGAGGTCGGCCTCGAGGGGCCAGGCTTAGCCTGGCCCCTATAGTCCCCCTATTTATGGCGCTTTGCCCATTCTTCTCGATAAATAATCGTCGAGAAACTGATCGTCTCGGTTCCTTCTTCGGCGGCAACAGTAAACCCACCGCCCTTACCAAGAAATATGGATTTCAGGTTTTGTCTGTCCTCGACCAGTTTCAGATACTGTAGCCACACATGCTCCAATTCAGAACGCGGTACGTTCGTTCTGCCGCACACCGCTACGAAATGACGCTCTTCTTCTGTTTCCGGTTCGATCTCGGCGTGCATCAATGCTACGCAGTGGGCTCCGTACTCCTCAAGCATAGTTGCGTGCGGGATTGAAAAGGTACCCCTATTGAAACCGTGGGGGAAATTGACCTTATCGATAAATCGCTTTCCTTCATATCGGCTTTTCATAATACCTCCGCGAATCCAATGACTGGCGCCTCTTGGATCTCCAGACTAAGACCTCAGCTAACATGTCGCCGGCACGAGTGAAAGAAAGGGATTCGGCCTCGACATCTAAACTGATATGTCAAGACCGGACCCCGTCTACGAGCATATCTTCTTCGCAAGATCATTGTGGACCTCGTTGTGCCGGGGAACCGCGGATCGCTTGTTGTGGCTGGAATTCCACCACCACGAATGCCTACTACCCTCCCGGACGAACTCGCAACCATTCTCGCGTAGATACCGAATCAGATCACCGCGCTTCATAAGGCGATGGGTTCCTCATCATAGCCATCACCAGCAGCTTCAAGGGCATCGCGTCGGTTCCATTCAAGCGCTTCGCGAAGCGTCACGCGCAAGGTCTCCAACAGATCTTCACGGGTAGCTTCCTGACAATTAACGCCAGGAACCTCTTCGATCCAGCCGATCCACCAATTGCCTGCTTTCTTAACCACCGCCGTATACGCGTCCTTCATTTGTGTTTACTCCTTCAAAGAGAATCGCTAATCAGGACAGGGGGAGGCCTCGCGGCTCCGCCCCTCCTACACCGCCGGGCATACGGATCACGTACGTACACGGCGGTTCGATGAAACATAGTCCTACCTTGCTGCCAGACGGGGCAGCCCCAGACTGCTTAAGTACGGCGCTGACAGAGCCAGCGTGTGCGCCGGGGTCTTACTTAGGCGCCACGGTCCATGTGCCGACTTGCTCAGGTACCATGCTTCTCGCACGGTGACATCGCGTCGTAATTCCCGATAGCCTGCCCGTCCCCATGGCGTCCATGGATAGCAGCGTAACTTGCGTCGTATCCATTTGTCGACATCGCGCAGAGGGCTCAGCACTTCGGCGACACCAAAGTACGCTTTCCAACCAAGCAGGGTCTCTCTAAGCTCTGCTCTCGGCATCTGACGCCTCCTATTTCGTTAGCTGCAAAATTCTGTTTCTGCTGGGCGCGGTCGAGCTGCCGGGACCCGGGGCGGGTAAAGAGCAACGCGAGCATCACGGCCGCAAAAAATATTTCGCATGTATACCGTTGACATATGTAAGTGCTTGCGCGTAGACTCTAACACAACGTATGTGTTAGGGAGATGTACGCTATGCCTGATTGGCTTAAGCAATTTTGGCGTTCGGTCTCAGAGTTGGATACGCTCGTTTCTTTGGTCTCATGGCTTAAGATTTTTGTCGGTGTTGGGGTTTGTGCTGTGACCTGGGCTTGGTCATGGGTAACTAACCTGCCAGGACCTGTTCAGTTTGTCCTCGCACTATCTGCGTTGTTAGTTTCGATTTGGGTAATAAACGGGATTCTCTGGCTGCGCCAATGGCGCGCATCCCATAAAAAGCTAAAGGTT harbors:
- a CDS encoding type II toxin-antitoxin system HicB family antitoxin, translated to MKDAYTAVVKKAGNWWIGWIEEVPGVNCQEATREDLLETLRVTLREALEWNRRDALEAAGDGYDEEPIAL
- a CDS encoding dienelactone hydrolase family protein; amino-acid sequence: MHTRRMSAVAFAAVLAFGPAASAEVKTSELDYKQGDTVLAGLIAWDDAAKDKRPGVLVVHEWWGHNEHARNQAKRLAEAGYVGFALDMYGKGKVATHAKDAEAFMNEATKDPAALAARFNAALELLKQDPRVDSEKIAAIGYCFGGAVVLGRARAGADLAAVVSFHGALATKSPAEKGKVKARVLVLTGAADPMIPPEQVEAFNAEMTAAGAKFQVVSYQGARHSFTNPAADKAGMDALAYNAEADKKSWAAMLELFKEVLR
- a CDS encoding type II toxin-antitoxin system HicA family toxin; its protein translation is MKRGDLIRYLRENGCEFVREGSRHSWWWNSSHNKRSAVPRHNEVHNDLAKKICS
- the maoP gene encoding DUF413 domain-containing protein; protein product: MKSRYEGKRFIDKVNFPHGFNRGTFSIPHATMLEEYGAHCVALMHAEIEPETEEERHFVAVCGRTNVPRSELEHVWLQYLKLVEDRQNLKSIFLGKGGGFTVAAEEGTETISFSTIIYREEWAKRHK
- a CDS encoding maturase — translated: MPRAELRETLLGWKAYFGVAEVLSPLRDVDKWIRRKLRCYPWTPWGRAGYRELRRDVTVREAWYLSKSAHGPWRLSKTPAHTLALSAPYLSSLGLPRLAAR